Proteins co-encoded in one Streptomyces roseochromogenus subsp. oscitans DS 12.976 genomic window:
- a CDS encoding DUF6153 family protein produces MHSAGPHASCPPQRRRCGLLVLSLLVGLLGMHALGPVGGVGHAEHGDAGRHMVAASTVAVVAQDDCADADGHCGGGRLHHADPACASGAVNGGPELPALVPDRTAIAAPDRCPGSRAAAGPEGARASPSLAELQLLRI; encoded by the coding sequence ATGCACAGCGCCGGACCCCACGCCTCGTGCCCGCCCCAGCGGCGGCGGTGTGGGCTGCTGGTGCTGTCGCTGTTGGTGGGGCTGTTGGGGATGCATGCGCTCGGGCCCGTCGGGGGTGTGGGGCATGCGGAGCACGGGGACGCGGGGCGGCACATGGTCGCCGCGAGCACCGTCGCCGTCGTCGCGCAGGACGATTGTGCGGACGCCGACGGGCACTGCGGTGGGGGGCGGCTGCATCATGCCGATCCCGCCTGTGCCTCGGGTGCGGTGAACGGCGGCCCGGAGCTGCCCGCGCTGGTCCCTGACCGCACGGCCATCGCCGCGCCGGACCGTTGTCCGGGTTCCCGTGCGGCCGCCGGACCGGAAGGCGCCCGCGCCTCGCCCTCCCTTGCCGAACTCCAACTCCTGCGGATCTAG
- a CDS encoding DUF305 domain-containing protein, translating into MTTRTLTRRATLAAVAATAGLVLAACGGSGGRGDGGGHAAHGASASPGATGATASTAHNAQDVAFAQAMIPHHQQALEMARLAADRASSAQVKDLVSRIEKAQDPEIRTMTGWLKSWGEQVPMAGMDHSGHSGMSGMMSDADMAALKKAEGKDFDTKFLSMMVEHHQGAVEMAGTEKAKGAYGPAKALAGAIVTAQNAEIKEMKTLLGSSGTSGSSGMNGMNGMG; encoded by the coding sequence ATGACCACCCGTACTCTCACCCGCCGTGCCACCCTGGCAGCGGTCGCCGCGACCGCCGGCCTCGTCCTCGCCGCCTGTGGTGGCAGCGGTGGCAGGGGTGACGGTGGCGGTCACGCCGCGCACGGCGCCTCCGCCTCCCCGGGCGCGACCGGCGCGACGGCCAGCACCGCCCACAACGCCCAGGACGTCGCCTTCGCGCAGGCCATGATCCCGCATCACCAGCAGGCTCTGGAGATGGCGCGGCTCGCCGCCGACCGGGCCTCCTCGGCGCAGGTGAAGGACCTGGTCAGCCGCATCGAGAAGGCGCAGGACCCCGAGATCCGCACCATGACCGGCTGGCTCAAGTCCTGGGGCGAGCAGGTGCCCATGGCTGGCATGGACCACTCGGGCCACTCCGGTATGTCCGGGATGATGAGCGACGCCGACATGGCCGCGCTGAAGAAGGCCGAGGGCAAGGACTTCGACACGAAGTTCCTGTCCATGATGGTCGAGCACCACCAGGGCGCCGTGGAGATGGCCGGCACGGAGAAGGCCAAGGGCGCGTACGGGCCCGCGAAAGCCCTGGCGGGCGCCATCGTCACCGCTCAGAACGCCGAGATCAAGGAGATGAAGACGCTCCTCGGTTCGAGCGGCACGAGCGGCTCCAGCGGCATGAACGGCATGAATGGCATGGGCTGA